The Planctomycetota bacterium genome has a segment encoding these proteins:
- the rpsR gene encoding 30S ribosomal protein S18: MATRFDRFGPTNKDIAVRSSTGQLYVDYKNIEPLRRLMSPNGKINGRKRTGLTAYEQRLAAQAIKRARYMGLLPFTSATL, encoded by the coding sequence ATGGCCACGCGTTTTGATCGTTTCGGACCGACCAACAAGGACATCGCTGTTCGCTCCTCCACCGGTCAGCTCTACGTTGACTACAAGAACATCGAGCCGCTCCGCCGCCTGATGAGCCCCAACGGCAAGATCAACGGCCGCAAGCGCACCGGGCTCACCGCCTACGAGCAGCGCCTCGCCGCTCAGGCCATCAAGCGCGCCCGCTACATGGGCCTGCTGCCCTTCACCAGCGCCACGCTGTAA
- a CDS encoding GNAT family N-acetyltransferase has translation MTIRDAVESDLPDIVGIYNASIPGRVATSDTEPITVESRAKWFARHDPVRRPLLVGELAGRVVGYCSFRNFYGRPAYYITAEIAIYVDPAHHRKGFARALISAGLDRARAADLENVLAFVFAHNPASLALFQSFGFTPAGRLPAVANLDGRRVDLVILQKRL, from the coding sequence TTGACAATCCGTGATGCCGTCGAAAGCGATCTGCCCGACATCGTGGGGATCTACAACGCCTCAATCCCCGGCCGGGTGGCGACGTCAGACACCGAACCGATCACCGTTGAGTCGCGCGCCAAGTGGTTCGCCCGCCATGACCCCGTCCGCCGCCCTCTGCTCGTCGGCGAACTGGCCGGGCGGGTCGTGGGCTATTGCAGCTTCCGCAATTTCTACGGGCGACCCGCCTACTACATCACCGCCGAGATCGCCATCTACGTCGACCCCGCCCATCACCGCAAGGGCTTCGCCCGCGCCCTGATCTCCGCCGGCCTCGACCGCGCCCGTGCCGCCGACCTCGAAAATGTTCTGGCCTTCGTCTTCGCCCACAACCCCGCCAGTCTCGCCCTATTCCAATCCTTCGGGTTCACCCCCGCCGGCCGACTCCCCGCCGTCGCCAATCTCGACGGGCGCCGCGTCGACCTCGTCATCCTGCAAAAACGCCTCTGA
- a CDS encoding PQQ-binding-like beta-propeller repeat protein: MKTALPIALCVLINTARAADWPQLLGPNRDGVSAEHIIDHFPAGGPHIDWRIDVGAGFAGPAVSGEHVLVFDRIDNTARLRSLDAASGKVQWTFTYPTRYVDNFGFDNGPRAVPTIEGDRVYTYGAEGMIHCLDLATGRIIWSLDTVKQFRSDKGFFGRAGAPIIVGDVLVLNVGGNDEAGIVGLDKRTGELRYKVTSDAAGYSSPTSGVIDGQPAALVLTRERLVAIDPAGGAMRFEFPFRSDQDASVNAAVPLVFAGDRVFLSASYGTGATLLHIEKDQPRVVWHSDEALSAHYPTPVHRDGYLYGSHGRFDMPPGSDLRCIELATGKVMWSTDTVHNASLLLATDRLILLTDRGDLILADASPTAYRETAHAHLFDATVRAYPALAHGHLFARDEQHLLSIDLTDDAAK, translated from the coding sequence ATGAAGACCGCGCTCCCGATCGCCCTGTGCGTCCTCATCAATACCGCCCGCGCCGCCGACTGGCCCCAACTGCTCGGCCCCAATCGCGACGGCGTCAGCGCCGAGCACATCATCGATCACTTCCCCGCCGGCGGACCGCACATCGATTGGAGGATCGACGTCGGCGCCGGCTTCGCCGGACCCGCCGTGAGCGGTGAACACGTACTCGTCTTCGACCGCATCGATAACACCGCGCGGCTCCGATCGCTCGACGCAGCCAGCGGCAAGGTTCAGTGGACCTTCACGTATCCGACGCGCTATGTCGACAACTTCGGTTTCGACAACGGCCCTCGGGCCGTGCCGACCATTGAGGGCGACCGCGTGTACACCTACGGGGCGGAGGGCATGATCCATTGTCTGGACCTGGCGACCGGGAGAATCATCTGGTCGCTCGACACGGTCAAACAGTTCCGGTCCGACAAGGGATTCTTCGGCCGGGCCGGGGCGCCGATCATCGTCGGCGATGTGCTGGTCCTCAACGTCGGCGGCAACGACGAAGCCGGGATCGTCGGCCTCGACAAACGCACCGGCGAGCTTCGGTACAAAGTTACCTCCGATGCGGCCGGCTATTCCTCGCCGACGTCCGGGGTGATCGATGGCCAACCCGCCGCACTGGTGCTGACGCGCGAGCGGCTCGTCGCGATCGACCCGGCCGGCGGCGCGATGCGCTTCGAGTTCCCTTTCCGGTCGGATCAGGATGCGTCCGTCAACGCCGCCGTGCCGCTTGTTTTTGCGGGCGATCGTGTGTTTTTGTCGGCGAGCTACGGCACCGGGGCGACGCTATTGCACATCGAAAAGGATCAGCCGCGGGTTGTGTGGCATTCCGACGAGGCGCTGTCGGCGCATTACCCGACGCCCGTGCATCGTGACGGGTACCTCTACGGTTCGCACGGCCGATTCGACATGCCGCCGGGTTCCGACCTGCGCTGTATCGAACTGGCGACGGGGAAGGTCATGTGGTCGACCGACACCGTGCATAACGCGTCGCTGCTGCTGGCGACCGATCGACTGATCCTTCTGACGGACCGCGGCGACCTGATCCTCGCCGACGCCTCGCCGACCGCGTATCGCGAAACGGCGCACGCCCACCTTTTCGACGCCACCGTCCGTGCCTACCCCGCTCTCGCACACGGCCACCTGTTCGCCCGCGATGAGCAGCATCTTTTGAGCATCGATCTGACCGATGATGCGGCGAAGTGA